The nucleotide window AGCGTGATGATGGCGGCGGCCGGCGGATTGCTGCTGGCCGCGGGGGGCACTTCGTCCGCTGCCGGGTGGCATGGCGGCTGGCTGCTCGATTCCGACGACGGTGGATGGCACGGCGACAGTTACGGAGATCTCAGCTCCGAATTCCGTTGCGGAAAGCGAGCGGAATTCTGTATCAACGGCGCGGTGGACAGCGGGAATGTGAAGGACGCGCAGAACGTCTACATCAACGGCAGCCCGAACGACAGCGGCGGCCCGACCAATATCAACGGCAGCGTCAACGTGGACAACACGATCAAGAACACCCAGCACAGCGACAACGTCCTGCAGGCGACCCACAAGGGCGTGCAGCGGCTGTGACGACCGGGCGGGAGCGGCCGTCCCCCGGTCCGGGCGGACGATCGCTCCCGTCGCGGGCCGGCTACAGCCGCGGCACCAGGCCGCCCAGGAGGTTCTGGACGGCGTTGGTGCTGCCGGCGGTGTTGCCGGTGGAGGCGTTGTGGCTGTTGGTGGAGCCGTTGGTGTTGTCGATGTTGCCGCTGCTGTTGGGATTTCCGTGGTTGATGAAATTCCCGCTGTTGACGCTGTTCCCGCTGTGCACCGGGCCGTTGACGCAGGGGTGGGGCATCGGCGACTTGTAGACCGGCGACTTGTAATGGATGTCGGCCAGCCGGTTGTTGCAGATGACGCCGGACGTCATGGCGGTGAGGGTGCCGACGTCGGCACCGAGTACGGAGGAGAGCAGGGACGACGGCTCCGGCCCGGTCTGGGCGTGCGCGGCCCCGGCGCCCGCCAGGATCAGCCCGCAGGCGCCGAAGACGGTTCCGGCGTGCACGACTCTTCTCACTGGTCGCTCCTTGTCGTTTCGGCGTCCCGCTACCCCGGCGTTTTCGCCGCCGTGGTACGCGTGCATTCTCCGACGGCATTGTCGGACCGGCTGCGGAAAAACCCCTCGGTGGAGAGAATCACGCGGATGGCGCACCGGCCGCCGGGGCGTCAGGCGGCCAGCGCCGGGCGGGGCGCGGCGTTGAGCGGGGCGTGGAGTTCGCGCAGCGCGGCTTCGAGGCCGTGCAGATGCACCAGGGCCGGGTGGTCCACGGCGGGCGCACCGGCCGGGTGGTGGGCCGCATCGGCCGCCTCGTGCGGGGCGAGCAGCCGCAGCACGGCCGTCTCCACCCGGGCGCAGGCGGCCACCAGCACCTCGTCGTGGCCGGCCGCGTGCTCGGCGACGGCCCCGGCGAGTCCGCGGACCTGCCGCGCGCAGTCGTCGAGCAGCGCGAGCACCCGGCGAGCCCGGGCCTTGCGGGCGCGCAGCGGGCTGAGCGGGTGCACCAGGGGCGCCAGCGTCAGGCGGACCCGGCCGAGCAGCAGGTCGAGCCGGGCGATGTGCGGGTGGAGCGGCTGCGCCGACCCGGCCGCGACGGTGGCGTCCCGCACCGCGTGCAGGGTGCGGCGGATCCAGGCGTCCGTGGTGGCGTGCGTGGTGACCGGGAGCACCAGGGCCACGGCGAGCGCCGCGCCGAGCGCCCCCACCCCGGTCTCGGTCAGCCGCAGGACGAGCAGGTCCGGGGTGAGGACCCCGAGGAGCCCGTAGAGCAGCCCGGCCATCGAGGTCACCGCGAACATCATCCAGCTGTAGGAGACCGGGGCGGCGTAGAAGATGCCGAAGACGCAGGCGGCGACGAGCGCCAGGGTGGGCACCGGGGCGCCGTTCAGCGGAACGGCCACCACCAGCCCCGCCACGATGCCGGTCACCGTGCCGAGGACCCGGCGGAAGCCGCGGACCAGCGTCTCACCGCGCGAGGAGGTGTTGACGAAGATCCACCACGCGGTGACCACCGCCCAGTACCAGCGCTGCTGGGAGACGAGTTGTCCGGCGCCGAGCGCGAAGGCGCAGGCGAGGGTGGCCTGGACGGCCTGGCGGGTGGTGACCCGGGCCAGTCCGCGCCCGCCCGGCGGGGTGAGGACGACGGGCGGCGGCTGCCGCCGCTCGTAGCACCACGCCCCGAAGCGGACCGCCGCGGAGGCGATCAGTCCGGTCGCCATGGCGGCGTAGAGCGCGGGCAGTTGGCCGGGGACGGCCCGCAGGAACTGCGCCATGAAGAACGCCATGAACGCGAAGATCCCCAGCGCGTTGCCCCGGGCTCCCCAGCGGCGGGCGTAGACCCCGGCGCCGACCACGGCGAGGAACGCGGCGTCCCGCGCCCATGGCACCGTGTGCAGCGCGGTGGCGAGCGCCAGCACCGGGGCGCCGACGACCGGCAGC belongs to Streptantibioticus cattleyicolor NRRL 8057 = DSM 46488 and includes:
- a CDS encoding FUSC family protein, whose protein sequence is MLVAPDPGRTRLRAALRAVLGVGAAVTSSYLVGHTLPGAIVGGLAALLALFTVADAGVRAQAVTTVLLPVVGAPVLALATALHTVPWARDAAFLAVVGAGVYARRWGARGNALGIFAFMAFFMAQFLRAVPGQLPALYAAMATGLIASAAVRFGAWCYERRQPPPVVLTPPGGRGLARVTTRQAVQATLACAFALGAGQLVSQQRWYWAVVTAWWIFVNTSSRGETLVRGFRRVLGTVTGIVAGLVVAVPLNGAPVPTLALVAACVFGIFYAAPVSYSWMMFAVTSMAGLLYGLLGVLTPDLLVLRLTETGVGALGAALAVALVLPVTTHATTDAWIRRTLHAVRDATVAAGSAQPLHPHIARLDLLLGRVRLTLAPLVHPLSPLRARKARARRVLALLDDCARQVRGLAGAVAEHAAGHDEVLVAACARVETAVLRLLAPHEAADAAHHPAGAPAVDHPALVHLHGLEAALRELHAPLNAAPRPALAA